The sequence GAGAATAAGAGTGCTTTAAACCCTGTTTATACCTGCACACAAACAGTACCCTACAGTATGTATGAAGATGATATTTCCCTACAACAATAAAGCTAACATAATAACCAAACAGAAATACATAACCTGTTATAGAACTAAAAACGTACGAAAAGTTCTAAACTAGGCCTAGGACTATCAGGGCTCAACAACCCTTTCGCAACACCCCTCTCATTAGATTAGCACTAGGATAAGGGTGTGTTTTCAACCCGCTCTTCACAGTACTTACATGTGTGGGTTCTGGAAGGAGGGGGCGGTTGAAGGTGAGGGATTGAGGGGCAACCTGGTAGCTGGCTTCACTGGAGGGTTGGCGAAGTTCAGCTTCAGGGCTTTACGTTTACCTGgcagaaagacaggaggaaacAGACATGTCCGTACACAACACATGCTGGTTAGGGTGAGGAAAAAGGGTGAGCAGGTAGTGATACGTTGGTGGATGGGACACGGAATAAAAATGATATGGGGTTGTAAGAGAACAGGATGAATGAAGATGGAATAAATAGATTTCAAAATATGATGAGATCAGTTAGAGCTCGTTCAATAAAAACTAGTAAGTAAACCCCACTAATTCATGCTAACCAGGAGAAGTCCCTGAGTAAGTTTAGTTTCAGTGTAAATTGAGTGAGAAATTCAGCAAATTAAAGTATCAGTAATGTTTCAGGAGACTGGAAaataatacactacatggccaaaagcatgtggacaccccttcagatTAGTGGATTCTGTTAgttcaaccacacccgttgctgacaggtgtataaaatagagcaaacagccatgcaatctccatagacaaacattggcagtagaatggctcatACTaaggagctcagtgactttcaacgtggcagtCATAGGATtcccctttccaacaagtcagttcgtcaaatttctgccctgctagagctgccccgtttaactgtaagtgctgttagtgtgaagtggaaacgtctaggagcaacaacggctcagccgcgaagtggtagaccacacaagctcacaggacGGGACTGCAGAGTGCTGACATGCGTAGCACGTAGAACTTGTCTGTCCTTGGTTTCAACACTCACTAACgagttccaaacggcctctggaagcaatgtcagcacaagaactgttcatctggagcttcaggaaatgtgtttccatggccgagcagcagcacaaaagcttaagatcaccatgcgcaatgccaaacatcggctggagtggtgtaaagctcgccaccattggactggagcagtggaaacgccttctcgagtgatgaatcatgcttcaccatctggcagtccgatggactaatctgggtttggcggatgccagaagaatgctacctgcccgaatgcatattgccaactgtaaagtttgctgGAGAAGGAATTatggtatggggctgtttttcatggttcgggctaggccccttaggtccagtgaagggaaatcttaacactacaacatacaatgacattctagacaattctgtgcttccaactttgtggcaacagtttggggaagggcctttcctgtttcagcatgacaatgaccctgtgcacaaagcaaggtccctacagaaagggtttgtcgagatcggtgtggaagaacttgactggcctgcacagagccctgacctcaaccccatccaacaccttgggatgaactggaacgccgactgcaaaccaacatcagtgccttactaatgctcgtggctgaatggaagcaagtccccgcagcaatgttccaacatctagtggaaagtttTCCCacaagagtggaggctgttatagcaggaaaaagggggaccaactccatattaatgcccatgattttggaatgagatgttcgacgagcaggtgtccacatacttttggtgtaATTATAGTGTCATTGCCACATGCTCGGAGAGACAGCCTCCCCATACCTTTCAGGCTTGGATTTGCCGGATATTGACAGAACACAAGCACGATGCATTATAAACACAAGCAAAGTGCCCACAAATGCAGGGGCTCCCACTTGCCAGGAAATGCAGACAACACCTCAGTGTCATTACTGAATTACCACTACAAAATTAACCCAACATGAATTGATTGCTATGCAAACCTGCATGCACTGGGAATCCATTTAAGACATTTCCATAGtttgtttaaattgtgcagtagcTACAGTAATAGACTTGTCAAAGAGGAAACCCACCAACACCCTCAAAACATTATATGATGTCCAAATGAGACAGCAAGACATAATCTATTTCATACTAACACAGTCCGTATATGTTAACTCTTTGAGTGCTAAATGTTTCTATCATGGTCTTTTATCAGGCTATACATAACAGAAACTGTTAGGTACTCAACTACATGATAATGTTGAAGATGAGATGGGAGCGTGGGGTCTTCTTTGACATACAGAGTATAGTGACCTACTGGCCCAAATCAGAGGTGCTAGTGGTCCCATTAACCATTATGCCCAGGTGCATATAAATCCTCAACCAAACAAAACGCTCCACCGTGGATTAGATTAGTCAACAGAGAACAGTAGACAGACCGCCCCACTACCAGAGAACCACacaggctgcatctcaatagtctagagtggcttcctctccttgtctcctctcccaCCTACCTTGTATCCTATCCTTCACTGCTCTGACAACACATACTAGGTGAAAGAGATTTGGTTGATGCCCAACAAATATTTACGGTCAACTGTCCAGTCAGTGCAGGTGGAGGAAAGGAGACACTTCAGACTATTGGAtgcacccacagagagagagagggttgttgTGCTATGAGAGAGTGCTAATGCTTACTTTGGGGCACTCCAGACAGGCTTATCTGAAACCCTAAGGTAAAGAAAAGACATTTTACTACATTTTGGCTTTGCGCTCTTTAACTGTAAAACATGGGAGTGTTTTCCAATAGGTTTCggcagaaaaaaagaaaagaaaattggCTAATCTGGTTATCCCTGTGATTATGAATTTAGCCCGTTAAATTTAGAAACAGTTGCTGTTCCACAACAGTGTAATATAGGCGCAACATGTAGTTGAAGATGAATACATTGATTCTGTGTGATTTACAGGTGGATAGATAGATCTTCCTGCAACCCTAGCTTTCAATGGCAAGTGAGAGCTGGTCTTGTTATTTGTGTATTTATCCTACCCTACAAATATTTGGCCGTCTAAGATATTGAGCCTCATATTAGGCTACAACAATCAGTCTATTTCGTAGCTATGGAATGGTGGGAAATCTCTAACCTAGAACCCATAGCAGTGAATGGAAACATACAGAATGGGGAACTCAATGAGGAAATCAAAAGGGAAATGGGGACTGAAACAATGGTAAATCATATTCCACTAAGATTAACAGAATATCGCATCAAAAACAACCTAGTAATATTCTACTGAAATCCTATTAAAAAAATCTATAGTACCTGTTTCGTTTTGACACCTCCAGCACGTGTTGATTTCTGAAATGTTTAAAATAAAGCAGAACATTTGCGACAGACATTGACAAATGCATTTGTCAAAGTAGGCCTAGATTAATAGCACTAAAACACTGATCACAGATTGCAACATTACACAACAGTgacaattaagcaataaggcacaagggggtgtggtatatggccaatatacctcgGCTAAGGGCCGTTCTTATGCACAATTTAGCACCAAGTGCCTGGttataccacggctaagtgctatattggccatattccacaaacccccgaggtgccttattgctattataaacgggttatcaatgtaattagagcagtaaaaatgttttgtcatacccgttgtACACGGTCTGATCTACAAAGGCTGTCAGCCAATCGGCACTCAGGGCTCgaatcacccagtttataataaaaaatatagCACTGACATGTCAATTCCAATTATGTTTCTAAAATAATACATAGAAACACAAAGTAATTACATTTGTGATCATCTACATGTAAAATTAATTTGCTAACCAAACAGTAGTACATAGCCTACCTGTATACGTTTGGTGAAAGGGAAAACATCAATTTCTCAATCTGCTACTAGGCCCTGTCTTTAGTGGTGGATGCAGCAACTAACTCGACTAAAATCGATTGATGGAAACTCAAATGCAGTGAAACGTCCGTAACTACAATGTAACAATGTTCAGATGGCGCGATCACGTTTCAGTGGTTGTAACATTGTTACAGTACACCGCGCAGAAAAGTATAATGTTGCAACAAATGGCCGAGGCGCTACATTTAGCAGCATATAGCTAGCTGCATCTCATCTATGTAGCTTAGCCTCTCGGGGCAATGGTAGCTAGGCTAGCCAagtcatgtttttcagcagctaAATAACTCTGATCAAGTAGAAAAATCGACATTTAGGGCATCTGCTCTTACCTTGCATGTTGCTGACGGTGGTCATGTGTTGTGTTTGCGGGTGATGGTGGTGCGAGGTGGATCCTGCGATGTTGCTGTTGGAGGTTGTTGAGTTGCTGTTGGAACTGGGAGACGCCATTGTTGTGTTCGATTCCAGCAGCGCTCAGGCTGCAATGCAGGCAGAGTCAACTTCGCCCTCTCTCGCTCCACACGGGACACTGCGCCAGCCGAGCGAACGCAGCACAGCATACGACGGCCACGTCTATGGATGTGCTATGGCACCCGATTATGCACCATGGACACTCCTGAGTCACGGAAGACAGTGCGTAACAGTTAGCCTGCGCCAGATGGGGCGGGGGTTTCCATTGGGCTGGTATAATGGGACGCCCAGCTTCGAGTACTGCAAATACTAGTTTtacttaaccaggcaagtcagttaagaacaaattcttgtttacaagatgaccggttgtgatgcagcctgaattcgaaccagggtgtctgtagtgacctgtagtactgagatgcagcgccttagaccgctgcgccactcgggagcccatcatCTTGAGTTGAGGAATCCAGTTGATAtggctacagggaaggctatgtaCATGATCATTTATTGAATGAGGGTAATGGAGACATAGTAAGGTTGGCCCATGGCCAGCAGAATATTGTCCTTGTAAGTAATGCTCAACGCTGTTTTCTATGATCTACCATGGGCAGGGCGTTTGTCTGAGGCTGGTGTGAGGTGTGATAGGTCAGTGGAAAGATCAAATATAGTGTAGCAAACTCAACACAACATCTAGCAACCTTGTCAAGAGGTTTggacctcttggtgtaatggttaAGGTGTTGGACTGACAGTCCCAGTCTAGGGCTATACTCCAGATTCACTACATTGGTGTGAGAAGTGGGATGTATACTGAGGAACTTGATATGTAGAGAAGCATAGGGACATACTCTCCGGAAGGAAGGATAATCTAGCAACCttaaagggaaaatccactcTAAAACTGTCTTTTGGTATCCAAAATCAATGACCTCATCAATAGGTTTGGACCTCTTGGAATAAcggttaaggtgttggcttgacactTGCTAGATTTGGGTTCAAGCCCCGGTCAGGGCTACCTCCTGAATATGTTATGTTACTACTTAAAAGGGTTTAAGTAGTAGAATAAAGAAAAATATATTTCTTAAAGTGTGGTCTGCCGTGAGTCTCCTGTTATCTTCCACTTAAATCAATATTGGTATAAAGTTTTATTTTAATCACTGGCCCATTTTAACTCAgaaaatgaaatatatatatacacatacacacactgagtgtaccaaacattaggaacacactcCTGATATTGATAAATATTATGAGAgacagtgtgtttatgtgttatGAAGACTCTTTTGGCACCCAATCTCAGGCCAGATGGAATGTGCAACATGTTTTATCAGTACCTGTTCTCTTCCAGTTAAATCAATATTGGTATAAAGCTTTATTTTAATCACTGGCCCTTTTTAACTCTTTaactttgtcttgcccattcaccctttgaatggcacacatacacaatccatgtctcaattgtcttacggcttaaaaatccttctttaacctgtctcccctccccttcatctacactgattgaagtgaatttaacaagtgacatcaataagggatcatagctttcacctggattcacctggtcagtctatgtcatggaaagagcaggtgtccttaatgttttgtatactcagtgtatatgaggACCCAAGGAATTGGCCCTCCCCAGATTCCGTACAGCCGTAGAATCTTTGGCATTATCATGGATACATCAGTATTCTATCAGACATCCTTCCATATCCCTTTAAAAACATTCTGTCCTCATACACAGAGACTGTACCAAAGGCGTCACTGCCCGGGGGGGTCTCTATCACCCCCTCCAGCGTGAGGTAGTGCACTCCGGAGTCATCTCTGTGATACCCTCCATCATGGTCGTGTCCTGCCATGAAGCAGACTACACTCTTATGGGCCTGGAGTATGGAGAGCAGCGCATCATAGTTCCAGGCTAGGCAGATAGGATCTGTAGAGCTGGGGTGGATAGGGAGATGGCCTGTACAAGAAAACAGTCAACGTTATTTAGTCAGTTCGTCTATTGAGTCACATTGGTCTCAAATCTCAAATGTCATGATGACTGCTATGACATTTGTTACGTAGGCCTCATGACTTGACTCACTGACAATGGTGACCCTCTCCAGTTTGTCGTCTGCCATCGACAGAACTCCTTCCAGCCAGTCCAGCTGATCTTGACTGAATCCTCCGTTAAACTTCACAAACCTCTGCTCCATCCCCACAGGCGCTAAAACATATGGAGAAAGACATGATTAAACAAAGTTTCAAATACTTCAATTCATGTGAAACACCTCTCATTCTCAGCATTAGGCCTGCTGTGGCATTAGGCTCTCCACAGTCAAGCTACATGGAATTGTGCAGTATCAATGAAATAGTAGTTACTGGTGGTAGACTATTCTGCTCATAAGTTATGTGATGAGGTTCGTGTAGCACTTGTGGGGGAACAGTGTTTAAAACTAGCTACCCTGCAGTTAACAGGGCAAGTGCTAAAGGTCCAAACCTCCTGACTAACAGTAGACCTACCTGGGGGGTGGTTCAGATCTTCATTGTTATTGTGGGCTTTTAAAATAGCAATAGCCTGCTGGTATTTCAGACTGGACTCCTCTCTCCCTAGTAGGCTCACATCATAGGCATCCAAAACGACAAATCGGTATTTGGGTACTGGACTGAAATGATATGCATAGATTTCACAGATGCTGAGATGCCCCTCTCCTGCTTCAGAATTTGTAGTACTATTGAGAACCGACCGCATTAGGGTGTCTCTGCTATAGTTATAAAACTCATGGTTGCCCCAAACGTGGTGGACTTCAACCGGAGAGGAGTCAAACTCTTTCATCACCGTTTCCAGGGCTCGCTCTGATGCGCCATGCCTCTTGTTGAAGCCATCGATAATGTCACCGAGCTGAAGGATGAACCGGGGTTTGACAGTTTCCGCGGTCCACCTTTTCTGTGCGTTGTGCAATAGGCGAAGACTGTTCCGGTAGTATCGTTTCCTTGAGCGTTTGAAATTGAAGCCATCATCTATGTCGGCGTATTGAATGTCGGCGATTATTCCAAATGTAAACAGTGGTTTGGCGCAGTTCTCCATTCCCGTTGTCGTGATGTTATTGATCAAACTTCTACTTTTAGTCCACTTGAGAAAGCTAGCTAACCGTCTAACATTTTTGACCGCTGCCAGAACGCTTGCTTATTCTACCTACTAGAATGAAGTGAAGGTTGCCAGGATATTCTGTGCCTGTTGTCCTCTTGTACTAGATACTgtacattgtttccatgtcaatTGAGACAGTTAGGTTACAGTGTTTCTAAAACGCCGGGAGAGTTGTTACATGTCCGACTGCACTAGTATTCTCTCAGCAGCACACACGATAACGTCACGTTTGTATGAGAAaactttcaaaataaaagcccgCATTTCAAAACGTTGCAAAGTGAATAACTACTGTCAATAACTATTTCATTCAATAGATATGGAATCTAATCAATGGCCACTTTTATTGTGCCAACAAGAACATACAATAAgcaattcatgaaaacaaatacaACATTTGGTTTTAAAAACCTTTTTTAAAACCAGTATAATGAACAAATACTACATTGACACTGGCATGTTGGGCTGTAAAAAGACACGTTTTCTAACTGCGTCAGCTAAAGTGGGGTGggaaatactcagtagggtctctaACTGTATCGTACATATCCAGCAGCACTTCGTTTTCCACCACTCCTATAGCcccaatgcaatacactgtaaAATACTATACATGGGATACATACAGGCTTGAAGAGAGAAAACGTTTATTCCTGTCTCAGTGTATTGCATTGGGGTCTATGGAGCGGTGGAGAACGAAGTGCTGCTAGATATTTACGACAAAGTCCCCCTCCAAAACTGCATATTTGGTTAgtagagaccctactgagtaGAAGAATTCTCTCTACAAACCAACATGTATCCCATGTTCAGTGTATTACAGTGTAATGCATTGGGGGCTATGGAGGGGTCGGAGTAAAGGCGTGCGACTCAGTCCCCCTCAAAACCTAACCATATTTGGTTAGTAGCAAACCTACTGAGTATTTCTGACGCTAGTATAAATAATACATAGTAAAAAGCATCAGAATATCTATTTATTTCTTCAAATGTGGTTGCAATGCTGTGGAAAACAGTTGTACTGCACCAAAAAAAAATCGATATTCCCAAAATGTAGCATGTCTTTGCAAGGGAACTCTTATTTTGAGAAAGACATATCCGCGATCCTGCTGCCAGCATAATATCCTGATGCTAGAAGAACGGTAATTCCGACTACTGTCAGTGCATTTGTTCACGAACATCCCAACTGCGCTGCGACTGCGCAGTATCAGATAAAGTATTGGGATTGCATGGCAGGTTACTTAAACAACAGACAAGTACTGCAGTACCACCAAATGTTCTCGTGAAATATTGAACAGGGCCATAGACAAATCTAGCAGGTATAGTAATGTGGCTCTACTGATTcatcaattttttttgaaagtgACCTCCCCCCGTATATTCACAGTATTGACACTAGAGGGTAGTAATACTACACCTCACTGGCTATTGAACACTCACACAATTAACAAAATCTGATTCATTTAGTCTTTacatgtttatattaatcacatAGACCTAGAGGTGTGTTTGAACTCGCACACTATTTAGGCTGTTTCCTGTTTTATTAAGATCCTAAAAAACAACTGACCTTTCGCTAAATTCTGCCCCCCGTGGTTACTGTTGCAACCTCAAACAACATTTTCAAGGAATCCCAATTCCCCATTCAGGGAATCATGGGGGAAAAATTGAATATTGGGACAGGGGCACAGAAACCTGGATTTATTAGGAGGAATGGAGGCggaaaaagaggaagaggagaaaaaaAGACTGAGGAAAATAGAGGTTGGATTTCAATCTGAGGAAGATTGCGATAAAAATGGAGATGGGGTGTCGAAGAAGTTGATTACAAGTGCAAACAAAGTGAGCTGTGCGCCAGACCGAGTTGTTGAGGGGatatggaagtgaatgagggtgaGTTAAGTGAGGTGGAAGGTGTGGTGAAGAGCTTGTAACCAGAGCCTGGCATTGTTGGACATGGTAAAGAAAAATCTGGTCTCTTAGGAGTGACGTTTTTGGAGAAAGTGCACACTTGCCTTTTGgcagatccatttgtggtttcagggtagGTGAGAAAGGTGAATCAGTTAAGGTAACCTgtagtttgtgtttcttctgaCCAAAGAGAGCAGGCACTCTATGTCatgcaacttgggtcaagatctgtttcttgctttgctctcaggaacagggcaccattgaaaggagtgatttctggggtagtgttaagtgtggaggtggagcaattgaagttgaagattcctggtgtttgtgatgcctgccgtttggtgcgacgcagacccgGCGTTGACCAtggtgaaacagaggagtcaCTAACAGTCCTTTTGAGTCAGTCTTTACCAGACAGTCATGTTAGGATATATCATCCTGTTAGAGCTTTTGTGCTCATTTCTGGTCATGTCGCAGCAgcgtgtaggagggagattccacaatgtgggaagtgtgcaggagggcatgggacagAGGATTGTGTAGTTTCAGTGGATAAAGGTGTGcgtgtcaactgtaggggtgaCCATGTCACCCCTGGGGATCGGAAGTGTCCGATGCGGGAGAGGCAGGTTGAAGTGGCcagagtcagagtagtgcagaaggtgttgtatgctgaggcagtgaagaaagtagaggattGGTCAAGAGTGAGGGATCCTTAAAGGATCCcagtgagtagtagatctgtgccagcacagagggataggccaatgaGTGATTAATGCTTCAGTAATGTTTGCTTCTTAGcattcatagcaatggttatcaactgtactgcataAAGGGAACGTAAATCACAGGAAACAGATGTTGTgatggcagctgcagagaagtataaGGGTAtacgagatttgacttcagaagaatTACAGGGTGTGTTGAAAGGTGGTGTGCCATCCTCCCAGCCCATTGGTATGGTGCAGCAGCATTTTGTATCACAAATGTAACATGATTAAATACACACTACatcacagtaggtggcggcatgcacaaaCAAAATTTGCAAACACCAtgataccaaagaagaagaagaagaagaaaaagaaaaagaagaaggagaaggagaaggagaaggagaagaagaagaaggagaaggagaaggagaagaagaagaaggagaaggagaattTTCCCCATTTCCCCACCACTGTCTGGCGAAATCGCCTCACAATAATCTTAAACTGCTTTTCTAATACACAATTAAATTAAACACAGACTACCCCTTACTAATCAGGAAACGTGTGGATATGTTGTGGTGGATTGTCATTACAATTGCTTCGCAGGAACCTGGTAAAATTTTATAGGTTAGCTAGCCACTGAATGGCTCTGCATTCACTGTCAGCAAGCAGTCAAAGCTATAACTCCTTTTGGAGCTAACGAGTGCTCTCAAATCATATCCTGATGTCAACAGCAGATGGAAGTTGTATTCATAACATggttaacttagctagctatcatACATTTTGAGAAAACAAGTTACATTAAGTGGCGAGCTAGATAGCATTAGCAATGTTTGGTGGTCAATGAGACTGAGAACTAGCTAACCAATTGAGCTagtaaacaatgcaaaaaaagttGAATTGCGGATTTGAAAAATACTCCAACAGGCTCTGCATTTCAGTAATCACAGTAGCAAGTACTACTGGTGCACAGTTCAATTATTTAGCCGTTGCGTTATTTTTAAACTTTCAATTTTTGCCATAGCTCTTACTGGCTTTCAGTGAGATTGTCTGAGGGATCAGGACTGACCGCAGCTGCTCTCATTGGAGCATTGCGATTGGTTGCCCGAAATTCAGGTGCAGGACTTAACGAAGGGTCAATTCACACCATCGTTTGTTTATTGTTGACCATCAGATAAGTGTCTATGAGTCTGATAATGGACTGAACAAACCTGATAGCTGTGCTTTCTTTAGACAACTTGAACTTGACCTGACATTAACTCATAAGCCTAGAGATTTTACCATCTGTTGCATTAAAGATGAGTTTTTTAAACAGCGTATGATGCCAATCCATTGCAATCCGTGTCTTTCTTTTATCATGCCCTCCAAATatctatatgcagatgacaccaaaATAGCACTTCTCCCACACTAGTTGAGGCATTTCTCAAACTGCAGGAGCAGTTTAATGTTGTCCAACATAACCTCTTTCAGCTCAAATTGGTCTTAAAGGTCCAGTGCAGACATTTTTTCAaaaatatcaatatcaaatcatttctggcttACAATTAtgcaccttactgtgattgttttcaattaaaatagtcACAAATAAACCAAAATAGCAATACTTTTGCTAGGATGGGAGTGTGta is a genomic window of Salmo trutta chromosome 10, fSalTru1.1, whole genome shotgun sequence containing:
- the adprm gene encoding manganese-dependent ADP-ribose/CDP-alcohol diphosphatase, which codes for MENCAKPLFTFGIIADIQYADIDDGFNFKRSRKRYYRNSLRLLHNAQKRWTAETVKPRFILQLGDIIDGFNKRHGASERALETVMKEFDSSPVEVHHVWGNHEFYNYSRDTLMRSVLNSTTNSEAGEGHLSICEIYAYHFSPVPKYRFVVLDAYDVSLLGREESSLKYQQAIAILKAHNNNEDLNHPPAPVGMEQRFVKFNGGFSQDQLDWLEGVLSMADDKLERVTIVSHLPIHPSSTDPICLAWNYDALLSILQAHKSVVCFMAGHDHDGGYHRDDSGVHYLTLEGVIETPPGSDAFGTVSVYEDRMFLKGYGRMSDRILMYP